In Poecilia reticulata strain Guanapo linkage group LG1, Guppy_female_1.0+MT, whole genome shotgun sequence, one genomic interval encodes:
- the LOC103468660 gene encoding OCIA domain-containing protein 1, protein MSSSHPGFTEEQQRRTTQQVPLGENYILTEEEKRVLKECSRESFFYRSVPFSVVSIAITQALVARGTLTRSPRFGSLPKVAFAGFCGYMAGKLSYMKKCQEKFKKLENSPLGEILRQRAGMPPHFPGGPQSELSDPNSPSFDSMFQPPDAPSAASSQTKDHGYEFSSDPPGQMDRADDFSAPVQSYLEEDGVPQKKSILYEDLRLKNRENYEVTLTQKTDTMLKAPTEKVPERSKKPVKKNIYGDTWEE, encoded by the exons ATGTCTTCTAGTCATCCAGGGTTtacagaggagcagcagcgcAGAACAACGCAG CAGGTGCCACTGGGTGAAAACTACATCCtcacagaggaggagaagagagtATTGAAAGAGTGCAGCCGTGAGAGCTTCTTTTATCGAT CGGTGCCCTTCTCTGTGGTCAGCATAGCGATCACTCAAGCCCTCGTTGCCAGAG GGACTCTGACTCGGTCTCCGAGGTTCGGATCTTTACCTAAAGTGGCCT TTGCTGGCTTTTGTGGCTACATGGCTGGGAAATTGTCGTACATGAAAAAGTGCCAGGAAAAGTTCAAGAAACTGGAGAACTCTCCTCTGGGAGAAATCCTGAGGCAGAGGGCAGGGATGCCGCCGCATTT CCCCGGTGGTCCTCAGTCAGAGCTCAGCGACCCAAACAGTCCGTCGTTTGATTCCATGTTCCAGCCTCCAGACGCTCCCAGCGCAGCGTCCAGCCAGACCAAGGATCACGGATATGAATTCAGCTCTGACCCTCCTGGTCAGATGGACAGAGCAGATGACTTCAGTGCTCCAG TACAGTCGTATTTGGAGGAAGACGGAGTACCTCAGAAGAAATCGATCCTCTATGAGGACCTGAGGCTCAAAAACCGGGAGAACTACGAGGTGACGCTCACTCAGAAGACTGACACCATGCTCAAAGCGCCCACAGAGAAGGTCCCAGAGAGAAGCAAGAAACCGG TGAAGAAGAACATCTACGGAGACACGTGGGAAGAATGA
- the slc34a2a gene encoding solute carrier family 34 member 2a: MDSLGVPQSTDTQNNTKDNQDKKYEKKTKDVKAHSTLALVEQDSEDPWDLPELKDAGVPWSALDTKGKVLKVLVSVMKFIILLGLLYMFICSLDILSSAFQLVGGRAAGDIFQENSVLSNPLAGLVIGVLVTLLVQSSSTSSSIVVSMVSSGILTVKVAVPIIMGTNIGTSVTNTLVAMTQAADRSTFRRAFAGATVHDFFNWLSVLVLLPLEVASGYLYRVTELIIESFQIESGEAPDLLNVITDVLTEAIIQLDESVIGGIASGDSDSRNKSMIKIWCQTANETILQNFTVPGVVNCTFPTLCWVEGNYTVIVKNVSVMSNIKKCNHLFVNTTLPDLAVGLILLALSLLVLCSCLICIVKLLNSMLKGQVASVIKKILNTDFPFPFGWVTGYIAIVVGAGMTFIVQSSSVFTSAITPLVGIGVISIERAYPLSLGSNIGTTTTAILAAMASPGDRLANALQIALVHFLFNISGIILWYPIPFTRIPIRMAKSLGNITASYRWFAAVYIILCFFVLPLLVFSLSLAGWQVLVGVGVPLVVMLIVVVVINVLQKRKPGFLPAGLRSWDFLPLWAHSLDPWDKVVVAFTAKCCCCCKCCQDSNDDQGHEVQESVEQSTEIHKAAYDNPAMAVEKEVEDEIKIELDIIKAAKL; this comes from the exons ATGGATTCCCTCGGCGTGCCACAG tcAACTGACACACAGAACAACACTAAGGACAACCAAGAtaagaaatatgaaaagaaaactaaag ATGTCAAAGCGCACTCCACTCTGGCTTTGGTGGAGCAGGACTCAGAGGACCCTTGGGATCTTCCTGAGCTGAAAGACGCAGGGGTCCCGTGGTCAG CGCTGGACACCAAGGGTAAAGTGCTGAAAGTGCTGGTTTCAGTGATGAAGTTCATCATCCTCCTGGGCCTCCTTTACATGTTCATCTGCTCCCTCGACATCCTCAGCTCAGCCTTTCAGCTGGTTGGAg GCAGAGCAGCAGGCGACATCTTTCAGGAGAACTCCGTCTTGTCTAACCCTCTGGCTGGTTTGGTCATTGGCGTTCTTGTCACCCTGCTCGTCCAAAGCTCATCCACCTCCTCCTCTATAGTTGTCAGCATGGTCTCCTCAGGCA TACTCACAGTAAAGGTGGCTGTTCCCATCATCATGGGCACCAACATCGGCACTTCTGTTACAAACACACTGGTCGCCATGACGCAGGCTGCTGACCGTAGTACGTTTCGCAG GGCTTTTGCGGGGGCTACTGTGCACGACTTCTTTAACTGGCTCTCTGTtctggtgctgctgcctctggaAGTGGCCAGCGGTTATTTGTACCGAGTGACCGAGCTCATCATCGAGTCCTTTCAGATCGAGAGCGGAGAGGCGCCAGATCTGTTGAACGTTATCACTGATGTCCTCACAGAGGCCATCATACAG CTGGATGAATCTGTCATCGGTGGAATTGCCAGTGGAGACTCAGATTCCAGGAATAAAAGCATGATCAAGATATGGTGCCAAACTGCAAATGAAACC ATCTTACAGAACTTCACAGTTCCTGGTGTAGTGAACTGCACCTTTCCAACTCTCTGCTGGGTTGAGGGCAACTATACTGTAATAGTGAAAAACGTGTCTGTAATGTCcaacataaagaaat gtaATCACCTCTTTGTGAATACGACCCTGCCTGACCTGGCTGTGGGTCTCATCCTGCTGGCTCTCTCTCTGCTGGTCCTCTGTTCCTGCCTGATCTGCATCGTAAAATTGCTTAACTCCATGCTGAAGGGACAAGTGGCTTCAGTCATCAAGAAAATCCTCAACACCG ATTTCCCGTTTCCGTTTGGCTGGGTGACGGGTTACATCGCCATCGTAGTCGGAGCTGGAATGACTTTCATTGTGCAGAGCAGTTCAGTGTTCACGTCAGCCATCACTCCTCTTGTCG GTATTGGTGTCATCAGCATAGAGAGGGCATATCCACTGTCTTTGGGCTCAAACATTGGCACCACCACCACAGCCATTCTGGCAGCCATGGCTAGTCCCGGAGATAGACTGGCGAATGCTCTACAG ATTGCCCTTGTCCACTTCCTGTTCAACATCTCTGGAATCATTTTGTGGTATCCAATTCCCTTCACTCGTATCCCCATCCGGATGGCTAAAAGCCTTGGAAACATCACCGCCAGCTACCGCTGGTTTGCTGCAGTGTACATCATCCTCTGTTTCTTCGTCTTACCCCTCCTCGTATTCAGCCTGTCGCTGGCCGGGTGGCAGGTCCTTGTGGGCGTGGGTGTACCTTTAGTTGTCATGTTGATCGTCGTGGTGGTGATCAATGtgctgcagaaaagaaaacctgGATTTCTGCCTGCAGGATTGCGATCCTGGGACTTCCTCCCTCTCTGGGCCCACTCCCTGGATCCCTGGGATAAAGTGGTTGTAGCATTCACAGccaaatgctgctgctgctgcaaatgCTGCCAAGACTCAAATGATGATCAGGGACATGAAGTACAAGAATCTGTGGAGCAGAGCACAGAAATACACAAAGCAGCGTACGATAATCCAGCGATGGCTGTAGAAAAAGAAGTAGAGGATGAGATAAAGATAGAACTGGATAttataaaagcagcaaaactttga